A single Pristis pectinata isolate sPriPec2 chromosome 6, sPriPec2.1.pri, whole genome shotgun sequence DNA region contains:
- the mffa gene encoding mitochondrial fission factor homolog B isoform X6, with amino-acid sequence MAEINRMQYEMEYTEGISQRMRVPEKLQVAPETAEDRWAKGDFQSTTTVMEVPERIFIAGDHNNSRPRDLDLMTSTPTEPLALKTPPRVLTLNEQPLDFLDLEQPIVPTPQTEEGRSHARVRRERSMSENAARPNGQLVRTESIYSLSSCEPTLEGTQDDVALVDSVSLRRQIIKLNRRLQLLEEENRERTRREIIVYSITVGFWLINSWLWFRR; translated from the exons ATGGCTGAAATTAACCGTATGCAGTATGAGATGGAGTACACAGAGGGCATCAGTCAGCGAATGCGAGTGCCTGAGAAGCTTCAGGTTGCACCAGAGACTGCCGAGGACAGGTGGGCTAAAGGAGACTTTCAGAGCACTACAACTGTAATGGAGGTGCCAGAGAGGATCTTCATAGCAG GTGACCATAACAATTCCAGACCAAGGGATCTGGATCTTATGACATCAACTCCTACAGAACCCTTGGCATTGAAAACACCTCCACGTGTACTCACCCTAAATGAGCAACCTTTAGATTTCTTGGACCTAGAGCAGCCTATTGTCCCAACTCCACAGACTGAGGAA GGTCGCTCGCATGCTCGTGTACGGAGGGAGCGTTCGATGAGTGAAAATGCTGCCCGACCAAATGGGCAGCTTGTCCGAACAGAATCAAT ATATAGCCTTTCCAGCTGTGAACCTACATTGGAAGGAACACAAGATGATGTGGCCCTTGTGGATTCTGTTTCCTTACGAAGACAG ATAATTAAACTGAATCGTCGGCTCCAGCTTCTAGAGGAAGAAAACCGAGAACGTACTCGCCGTGAAATCATTGTGTACTCAATCACTGTGGGATTCTGGTTGATCAATAGCTGGCTCTGGTTCCGGCGCTGA
- the mffa gene encoding mitochondrial fission factor homolog B isoform X4 — protein sequence MAEINRMQYEMEYTEGISQRMRVPEKLQVAPETAEDRWAKGDFQSTTTVMEVPERIFIAGDHNNSRPRDLDLMTSTPTEPLALKTPPRVLTLNEQPLDFLDLEQPIVPTPQTEEGRSHARVRRERSMSENAARPNGQLVRTESIVTPAPQPQPQPQPRLYPPLISSEDGPNAYSPHGILSVIHSTTRRAYQQVMDMLDENRRRYSLSSCEPTLEGTQDDVALVDSVSLRRQIIKLNRRLQLLEEENRERTRREIIVYSITVGFWLINSWLWFRR from the exons ATGGCTGAAATTAACCGTATGCAGTATGAGATGGAGTACACAGAGGGCATCAGTCAGCGAATGCGAGTGCCTGAGAAGCTTCAGGTTGCACCAGAGACTGCCGAGGACAGGTGGGCTAAAGGAGACTTTCAGAGCACTACAACTGTAATGGAGGTGCCAGAGAGGATCTTCATAGCAG GTGACCATAACAATTCCAGACCAAGGGATCTGGATCTTATGACATCAACTCCTACAGAACCCTTGGCATTGAAAACACCTCCACGTGTACTCACCCTAAATGAGCAACCTTTAGATTTCTTGGACCTAGAGCAGCCTATTGTCCCAACTCCACAGACTGAGGAA GGTCGCTCGCATGCTCGTGTACGGAGGGAGCGTTCGATGAGTGAAAATGCTGCCCGACCAAATGGGCAGCTTGTCCGAACAGAATCAAT TGTGACACCAGCCCCCCAAcctcagcctcagcctcagcctcGTCTTTATCCTCCACTCATCTCCTCTGAAGACGGACCAAACGCATACTCTCCTCATGGCATTTTGTCAGTAATCCACTCTACCACCCGTAGGGCCTACCAGCAAGTCATGGACATGCTAGATGAAAATCGCAGAAG ATATAGCCTTTCCAGCTGTGAACCTACATTGGAAGGAACACAAGATGATGTGGCCCTTGTGGATTCTGTTTCCTTACGAAGACAG ATAATTAAACTGAATCGTCGGCTCCAGCTTCTAGAGGAAGAAAACCGAGAACGTACTCGCCGTGAAATCATTGTGTACTCAATCACTGTGGGATTCTGGTTGATCAATAGCTGGCTCTGGTTCCGGCGCTGA
- the mffa gene encoding mitochondrial fission factor homolog B isoform X3, with translation MNVAAFPSPTSDMAEINRMQYEMEYTEGISQRMRVPEKLQVAPETAEDRWAKGDFQSTTTVMEVPERIFIAGDHNNSRPRDLDLMTSTPTEPLALKTPPRVLTLNEQPLDFLDLEQPIVPTPQTEEGRSHARVRRERSMSENAARPNGQLVRTESIVTPAPQPQPQPQPRLYPPLISSEDGPNAYSPHGILSVIHSTTRRAYQQVMDMLDENRRRYSLSSCEPTLEGTQDDVALVDSVSLRRQIIKLNRRLQLLEEENRERTRREIIVYSITVGFWLINSWLWFRR, from the exons ATGAATGTAGCAGCATTTCCTTCTCCCACCAGTGACATGGCTGAAATTAACCGTATGCAGTATGAGATGGAGTACACAGAGGGCATCAGTCAGCGAATGCGAGTGCCTGAGAAGCTTCAGGTTGCACCAGAGACTGCCGAGGACAGGTGGGCTAAAGGAGACTTTCAGAGCACTACAACTGTAATGGAGGTGCCAGAGAGGATCTTCATAGCAG GTGACCATAACAATTCCAGACCAAGGGATCTGGATCTTATGACATCAACTCCTACAGAACCCTTGGCATTGAAAACACCTCCACGTGTACTCACCCTAAATGAGCAACCTTTAGATTTCTTGGACCTAGAGCAGCCTATTGTCCCAACTCCACAGACTGAGGAA GGTCGCTCGCATGCTCGTGTACGGAGGGAGCGTTCGATGAGTGAAAATGCTGCCCGACCAAATGGGCAGCTTGTCCGAACAGAATCAAT TGTGACACCAGCCCCCCAAcctcagcctcagcctcagcctcGTCTTTATCCTCCACTCATCTCCTCTGAAGACGGACCAAACGCATACTCTCCTCATGGCATTTTGTCAGTAATCCACTCTACCACCCGTAGGGCCTACCAGCAAGTCATGGACATGCTAGATGAAAATCGCAGAAG ATATAGCCTTTCCAGCTGTGAACCTACATTGGAAGGAACACAAGATGATGTGGCCCTTGTGGATTCTGTTTCCTTACGAAGACAG ATAATTAAACTGAATCGTCGGCTCCAGCTTCTAGAGGAAGAAAACCGAGAACGTACTCGCCGTGAAATCATTGTGTACTCAATCACTGTGGGATTCTGGTTGATCAATAGCTGGCTCTGGTTCCGGCGCTGA
- the mffa gene encoding mitochondrial fission factor homolog B isoform X1 has protein sequence MNVAAFPSPTSDMAEINRMQYEMEYTEGISQRMRVPEKLQVAPETAEDRWAKGDFQSTTTVMEVPERIFIAGDHNNSRPRDLDLMTSTPTEPLALKTPPRVLTLNEQPLDFLDLEQPIVPTPQTEEGRSHARVRRERSMSENAARPNGQLVRTESIVTPAPQPQPQPQPRLYPPLISSEDGPNAYSPHGILSVIHSTTRRAYQQVMDMLDENRRRTVLRGGSTCASSSNPLLDSSRYSLSSCEPTLEGTQDDVALVDSVSLRRQIIKLNRRLQLLEEENRERTRREIIVYSITVGFWLINSWLWFRR, from the exons ATGAATGTAGCAGCATTTCCTTCTCCCACCAGTGACATGGCTGAAATTAACCGTATGCAGTATGAGATGGAGTACACAGAGGGCATCAGTCAGCGAATGCGAGTGCCTGAGAAGCTTCAGGTTGCACCAGAGACTGCCGAGGACAGGTGGGCTAAAGGAGACTTTCAGAGCACTACAACTGTAATGGAGGTGCCAGAGAGGATCTTCATAGCAG GTGACCATAACAATTCCAGACCAAGGGATCTGGATCTTATGACATCAACTCCTACAGAACCCTTGGCATTGAAAACACCTCCACGTGTACTCACCCTAAATGAGCAACCTTTAGATTTCTTGGACCTAGAGCAGCCTATTGTCCCAACTCCACAGACTGAGGAA GGTCGCTCGCATGCTCGTGTACGGAGGGAGCGTTCGATGAGTGAAAATGCTGCCCGACCAAATGGGCAGCTTGTCCGAACAGAATCAAT TGTGACACCAGCCCCCCAAcctcagcctcagcctcagcctcGTCTTTATCCTCCACTCATCTCCTCTGAAGACGGACCAAACGCATACTCTCCTCATGGCATTTTGTCAGTAATCCACTCTACCACCCGTAGGGCCTACCAGCAAGTCATGGACATGCTAGATGAAAATCGCAGAAG AACAGTACTTCGTGGAGGGTCAACTTGTGCTTCTTCATCTAACCCTCTGCTTGACAGTTCCAG ATATAGCCTTTCCAGCTGTGAACCTACATTGGAAGGAACACAAGATGATGTGGCCCTTGTGGATTCTGTTTCCTTACGAAGACAG ATAATTAAACTGAATCGTCGGCTCCAGCTTCTAGAGGAAGAAAACCGAGAACGTACTCGCCGTGAAATCATTGTGTACTCAATCACTGTGGGATTCTGGTTGATCAATAGCTGGCTCTGGTTCCGGCGCTGA
- the mffa gene encoding mitochondrial fission factor homolog B isoform X2 → MAEINRMQYEMEYTEGISQRMRVPEKLQVAPETAEDRWAKGDFQSTTTVMEVPERIFIAGDHNNSRPRDLDLMTSTPTEPLALKTPPRVLTLNEQPLDFLDLEQPIVPTPQTEEGRSHARVRRERSMSENAARPNGQLVRTESIVTPAPQPQPQPQPRLYPPLISSEDGPNAYSPHGILSVIHSTTRRAYQQVMDMLDENRRRTVLRGGSTCASSSNPLLDSSRYSLSSCEPTLEGTQDDVALVDSVSLRRQIIKLNRRLQLLEEENRERTRREIIVYSITVGFWLINSWLWFRR, encoded by the exons ATGGCTGAAATTAACCGTATGCAGTATGAGATGGAGTACACAGAGGGCATCAGTCAGCGAATGCGAGTGCCTGAGAAGCTTCAGGTTGCACCAGAGACTGCCGAGGACAGGTGGGCTAAAGGAGACTTTCAGAGCACTACAACTGTAATGGAGGTGCCAGAGAGGATCTTCATAGCAG GTGACCATAACAATTCCAGACCAAGGGATCTGGATCTTATGACATCAACTCCTACAGAACCCTTGGCATTGAAAACACCTCCACGTGTACTCACCCTAAATGAGCAACCTTTAGATTTCTTGGACCTAGAGCAGCCTATTGTCCCAACTCCACAGACTGAGGAA GGTCGCTCGCATGCTCGTGTACGGAGGGAGCGTTCGATGAGTGAAAATGCTGCCCGACCAAATGGGCAGCTTGTCCGAACAGAATCAAT TGTGACACCAGCCCCCCAAcctcagcctcagcctcagcctcGTCTTTATCCTCCACTCATCTCCTCTGAAGACGGACCAAACGCATACTCTCCTCATGGCATTTTGTCAGTAATCCACTCTACCACCCGTAGGGCCTACCAGCAAGTCATGGACATGCTAGATGAAAATCGCAGAAG AACAGTACTTCGTGGAGGGTCAACTTGTGCTTCTTCATCTAACCCTCTGCTTGACAGTTCCAG ATATAGCCTTTCCAGCTGTGAACCTACATTGGAAGGAACACAAGATGATGTGGCCCTTGTGGATTCTGTTTCCTTACGAAGACAG ATAATTAAACTGAATCGTCGGCTCCAGCTTCTAGAGGAAGAAAACCGAGAACGTACTCGCCGTGAAATCATTGTGTACTCAATCACTGTGGGATTCTGGTTGATCAATAGCTGGCTCTGGTTCCGGCGCTGA
- the mffa gene encoding mitochondrial fission factor homolog B isoform X5: MNVAAFPSPTSDMAEINRMQYEMEYTEGISQRMRVPEKLQVAPETAEDRWAKGDFQSTTTVMEVPERIFIAGDHNNSRPRDLDLMTSTPTEPLALKTPPRVLTLNEQPLDFLDLEQPIVPTPQTEEGRSHARVRRERSMSENAARPNGQLVRTESIYSLSSCEPTLEGTQDDVALVDSVSLRRQIIKLNRRLQLLEEENRERTRREIIVYSITVGFWLINSWLWFRR; the protein is encoded by the exons ATGAATGTAGCAGCATTTCCTTCTCCCACCAGTGACATGGCTGAAATTAACCGTATGCAGTATGAGATGGAGTACACAGAGGGCATCAGTCAGCGAATGCGAGTGCCTGAGAAGCTTCAGGTTGCACCAGAGACTGCCGAGGACAGGTGGGCTAAAGGAGACTTTCAGAGCACTACAACTGTAATGGAGGTGCCAGAGAGGATCTTCATAGCAG GTGACCATAACAATTCCAGACCAAGGGATCTGGATCTTATGACATCAACTCCTACAGAACCCTTGGCATTGAAAACACCTCCACGTGTACTCACCCTAAATGAGCAACCTTTAGATTTCTTGGACCTAGAGCAGCCTATTGTCCCAACTCCACAGACTGAGGAA GGTCGCTCGCATGCTCGTGTACGGAGGGAGCGTTCGATGAGTGAAAATGCTGCCCGACCAAATGGGCAGCTTGTCCGAACAGAATCAAT ATATAGCCTTTCCAGCTGTGAACCTACATTGGAAGGAACACAAGATGATGTGGCCCTTGTGGATTCTGTTTCCTTACGAAGACAG ATAATTAAACTGAATCGTCGGCTCCAGCTTCTAGAGGAAGAAAACCGAGAACGTACTCGCCGTGAAATCATTGTGTACTCAATCACTGTGGGATTCTGGTTGATCAATAGCTGGCTCTGGTTCCGGCGCTGA